A section of the Triticum dicoccoides isolate Atlit2015 ecotype Zavitan chromosome 7A, WEW_v2.0, whole genome shotgun sequence genome encodes:
- the LOC119331639 gene encoding uncharacterized protein LOC119331639 gives MISTGLHCTWSCLFFTLETEEAQEDKIMMILTCISQCLSFALGEGLTPKEVLVLDQDLVSLWTISNTLARFNFKVLPFQTGEEALDSLKRGVAKDEELDLIVAEVHPGNTEVGTLRLFHHILSELEVPLITMCAYDEAVSARMTLGTCFNVVKPLDTETVNFLRMRALQHRSIKNHRSVTEDEEQDALNANVYPYNLGRFIWSSELHEKFLQAVEVLGASATARKIHQYMNAKDLNLTIQHVASHLQKHRLRVQRQRLSHDEEGSQHYASMKELSEMISSAYKAASTKPNNHPATTQTQFTHGVASAIWDKYPGMVWPHVEGSSAASAMWYNYPGKPWRQVGKSSAGARVSQTNARPPPVLIHGTKSIWDRYEESLQYYNESLSHKREVLPVKSKALAGYGRKIFINLEREETSRTEASGKIVINLESHDTQKDTTDDVHAAVTPQEDAMDEVHAAVTLQKDTMNEVHAAVTLQEDNYQPAAENVQSEPFSDWEEVEKFWMNQMGGQGQEEQVLEPMDLLQIDGIDPEELLQEDETWNQALQPANPVNVVDNVPMAEEPAAGNAPA, from the exons ATG ATAAGCACCGGCTTGCATTGTACATGGTCTTGCTTGTTCTTTACACTGGAAACTGAAGAAGCACAAGAGGACAAAATAATGATGATCTTAACTTGCATTTCTCAA TGTCTATCCTTTGCCCTTGGTGAAGGTCTCACGCCAAAAGAAG TTTTAGTTCTTGATCAGGATCTGGTTTCCCTGTGGACCATCTCCAATACGCTTGCTAGATTCAACTTCAAAG TTCTTCCCTTCCAAACAGGGGAAGAGGCCCTAGATTCCCTTAAAAGGGGGGTTGCTAAGGATGAGGAGCTTGATTTGATAGTAGCGGAAGTTCATCCTGGCAATACAGAGGTGGGCACCTTGCGGCTGTTTCACCACATCCTGAGTGAACTTGAAGTGCCTCTCATCA CTATGTGTGCCTATGATGAGGCAGTCTCTGCACGCATGACCCTTGGAACATGCTTCAATGTGGTTAAGCCGTTGGATACTGAAACCGTCAATTTTCTGAGGATGAGAGCGCTGCAACACAGGTCTATCAAAAATCACAGGTCTGTGACTGAGGATGAAGAACAAGATGCGTTAAACGCGAATGTCTATCCATATAATCTGGGTCGGTTCATATGGAGCAGTGAACTCCATGAAAAGTTCTTGCAGGCTGTTGAAGTGCTTGGGGCGT CTGCTACGGCTAGAAAAATTCACCAGTACATGAATGCAAAGGATTTGAATTTGACCATACAGCACGTCGCAAGCCATCTCCAG AAACATCGGCTGCGAGTGCAGAGGCAGAGGTTATCACACGATGAAGAGGGCTCTCAACATTATGCCAGCATGAAGGAATTATCTGAGATGATTTCATCGGCGTACAAGGCAGCCAGTACTAAACCCAATAATCATCCGGCAACAACCCAGACGCAGTTCACACATGGGGTTGCCTCTGCTATCTGGGACAAGTACCCTGGGATGGTGTGGCCACATGTGGAGGGAAGTTCAGCTGCCTCTGCTATGTGGTACAATTACCCCGGAAAGCCGTGGAGACAAGTGGGGAAGAGTTCGGCCGGTGCACGAGTTTCTCAGACTAATGCACGCCCACCTCCAGTTCTGATACATGGTACCAAGTCCATCTGGGATAGGTACGAGGAGAGCCTGCAGTACTATAATGAGAGCCTGTCACACAAACGCGAGGTGTTGCCTGTAAAGAGCAAAGCGCTTGCTGGATATGGACGCAAGATTTTCATCAACCTGGAGAGAGAGGAGACCAGTCGTACTGAAGCATCAGGCAAGATTGTCATCAACCTGGAGAGCCATGACACGCAGAAAGACACCACGGACGACGTGCACGCCGCTGTTACACCGCAGGAAGACGCAATGGACGAGGTGCACGCCGCAGTTACTCTGCAGAAGGACACCATGAACGAGGTGCATGCCGCAGTTACTCTGCAGGAAGACAACTACCAACCCGCTGCAGAGAATGTGCAGTCTGAGCCTTTCAGTGATTGGGAAGAGGTGGAGAAATTCTGGATGAACCAGATGGGAGGACAGGGGCAAGAGGAGCAAGTCCTTGAACCAATGGATCTGCTCCAGATAGACGGCATTGACCCAGAGGAACTGCTCCAGGAAGACGAAACCTGGAACCAGGCGCTTCAGCCAGCAAACCCGGTGAATGTCGTGGACAACGTACCCATGGCTGAAGAACCGGCCGCTGGAAACGCCCCGGCGTAA